Proteins co-encoded in one Kribbella qitaiheensis genomic window:
- a CDS encoding cytochrome ubiquinol oxidase subunit I, translating into MDTLDLARWQFAITTVYHFFFVPVTISLVAITAGLQTAWYRTGKDKYLRLTKFYGKLFLINIAMGVVTGLVQEFQFGMNWSDYSRFVGDVFGAPLALEGLLAFFLESTFIGLWIFGWDRLPKRIHLACIWMVVLGTQLSAYFILAANSWMQNPVGFRYNADRGRAELTDIWAVLTNKVVLVTYPHTIFAAFMVGGAFVAGVAIWHLVRRPGVDTGAFRTALRLGAVIVIAAGAGVALSGDQQGKVMTEVQPMKMAAAEALYESEKPASFSIFTVGTLDGSREIYSVKVPYLLSFLATGHFEGEVQGINPLQHAYEQLYGPGSYKPNIPLTYWTFRLMIGVGMASAGLAVLLLWATRRGRAPNRLLVWLALPLPLLPLFANVFGWVFTETGRQPWLVFGLLPTSAGVSPGTTSSEVLTSLIGFTVLYGVLAVVESKLMFRTIRGGLAGTSPEPEPDGPDNADKPLSFAY; encoded by the coding sequence ATGGACACCTTGGATCTGGCCCGCTGGCAGTTCGCGATCACCACCGTTTACCACTTCTTCTTCGTCCCGGTGACGATCTCGCTGGTCGCGATCACGGCCGGCCTGCAGACCGCCTGGTACCGGACCGGCAAGGACAAGTACCTGCGGCTGACGAAGTTCTACGGCAAGTTGTTCCTGATCAACATCGCGATGGGCGTCGTCACCGGCCTGGTCCAGGAGTTCCAGTTCGGGATGAACTGGAGCGACTACTCGCGCTTCGTCGGCGACGTCTTCGGCGCCCCGCTGGCGCTGGAGGGGCTGCTCGCGTTCTTCCTCGAGTCCACCTTCATCGGGTTGTGGATCTTCGGCTGGGACCGGCTGCCGAAGCGGATCCACCTGGCCTGCATCTGGATGGTGGTGCTCGGCACGCAGCTCTCGGCGTACTTCATCCTGGCCGCGAACTCGTGGATGCAGAACCCGGTCGGCTTCCGCTACAACGCCGACCGCGGCCGCGCCGAGCTGACCGACATCTGGGCGGTGCTGACCAACAAGGTCGTCCTGGTCACCTACCCGCACACGATCTTCGCGGCGTTCATGGTCGGCGGAGCGTTCGTCGCCGGGGTCGCGATCTGGCACCTGGTCCGCCGGCCCGGCGTGGACACGGGAGCATTCCGTACTGCGCTCCGCCTGGGCGCCGTGATCGTGATCGCGGCCGGCGCCGGCGTCGCCCTGAGCGGCGACCAGCAGGGCAAGGTGATGACCGAGGTGCAGCCGATGAAGATGGCGGCGGCCGAGGCGCTCTACGAATCCGAGAAGCCGGCCTCGTTCTCGATCTTCACCGTCGGCACGCTGGACGGATCGCGCGAGATCTACTCGGTCAAGGTGCCGTACCTGCTCTCCTTCCTGGCCACCGGGCACTTCGAGGGTGAGGTGCAGGGCATCAACCCACTGCAGCACGCGTACGAACAGCTCTACGGACCCGGCTCGTACAAGCCGAACATCCCGCTCACGTACTGGACCTTCCGGCTGATGATCGGCGTCGGGATGGCCTCGGCCGGGCTCGCCGTGTTGTTGCTCTGGGCAACCAGGCGGGGACGGGCGCCGAACCGGCTGCTGGTCTGGCTGGCGCTGCCGCTCCCGTTGCTGCCGCTGTTCGCCAACGTCTTCGGCTGGGTCTTCACCGAGACCGGGAGGCAACCGTGGCTGGTGTTCGGCCTGCTGCCGACCTCGGCCGGGGTCTCGCCCGGGACCACGTCCAGCGAAGTCCTCACCTCGCTGATCGGCTTCACGGTTCTGTACGGCGTACTCGCGGTGGTCGAGTCGAAGCTGATGTTCCGCACGATCCGGGGCGGTCTGGCCGGTACTTCGCCCGAGCCTGAACCGGACGGGCCGGACAACGCCGACAAGCCGCTGTCGTTCGCGTACTGA
- the cydB gene encoding cytochrome d ubiquinol oxidase subunit II, with translation MELTTVWFVIIAGLWIGYFVLEGFDFGVGILLRVLGRDEPERRAVITTIGPVWDGNEVWLIVAGAMTFAAFPEWYATLFSGFYLPLFVILVALILRGVALEYRGKRDDLVWRSRMDWLITIGSMLPAVLWGLIFANLVRGVPLDTSHEFVGSLGSLFSPFALLGAATVTVLFVAHGAIFLALKTTGELRRRANRLASLCGLAAAVLAVGFLGWAQGIRGDAVSVVVAGLAAVALLAGLVANKRGREGWAFVGTAVAVVFAVASLFLALFPMVMPSSLDSAWSLTTTNAASTAYTLKLLTVIAAIFTPLVMLYQGWTYWVFRQRITVEVAP, from the coding sequence ATGGAACTGACGACGGTGTGGTTCGTGATCATCGCGGGCCTGTGGATCGGGTACTTCGTGTTGGAGGGCTTCGACTTCGGGGTGGGCATCCTGCTTCGGGTGCTCGGCCGGGACGAGCCGGAACGGCGGGCGGTGATCACCACGATCGGGCCGGTCTGGGACGGGAACGAGGTCTGGCTGATCGTCGCGGGTGCGATGACGTTCGCGGCGTTCCCGGAGTGGTACGCGACTCTGTTCAGCGGGTTCTACCTGCCGCTGTTCGTGATCCTGGTGGCGCTGATCCTGCGCGGGGTGGCGCTGGAGTACCGCGGTAAGCGGGACGACCTGGTCTGGCGTTCGCGGATGGACTGGCTGATCACCATCGGGTCGATGCTGCCGGCTGTGTTGTGGGGGCTCATCTTCGCGAACCTGGTCCGCGGCGTACCGCTGGACACTTCGCACGAGTTCGTGGGGAGCCTCGGGTCCCTGTTCAGTCCGTTCGCGCTGCTGGGTGCTGCGACGGTCACGGTGCTGTTCGTGGCGCACGGCGCGATCTTCCTGGCCTTGAAGACGACCGGGGAGTTGCGGAGACGGGCGAACCGGCTTGCTTCGCTGTGTGGGTTGGCTGCGGCTGTGTTGGCTGTGGGCTTCCTCGGCTGGGCGCAGGGGATCAGGGGAGATGCCGTCTCGGTAGTAGTCGCTGGTCTGGCGGCTGTGGCACTGCTGGCCGGGCTAGTGGCGAACAAGCGAGGCCGGGAGGGCTGGGCCTTTGTCGGGACGGCAGTGGCGGTGGTGTTCGCTGTGGCGTCGCTGTTCCTGGCTCTGTTCCCGATGGTGATGCCGTCTAGCCTTGACTCGGCTTGGAGCCTTACGACGACCAACGCGGCGTCGACGGCGTACACGCTGAAGTTGCTGACGGTCATCGCCGCAATCTTCACGCCGCTGGTGATGCTGTACCAGGGCTGGACCTACTGGGTCTTCCGCCAGCGGATCACGGTGGAGGTGGCCCCGTGA
- the ftsY gene encoding signal recognition particle-docking protein FtsY — protein sequence MLNTQLVTLLTDQALIAIIAVVAVLLVGGTAGLVVSSRRRKAELPAAKPAPELTEPKVGDDAEEPRDTPTWTLEDAELPESGATATLDKPESAQGRLVRLRARLARSQGSLGKGLLALLSRDTLDEEAWEDIETTLITADVGVAPTQELVEKLRTRVRVEGVSGDKARTILREELVALVNPGLDRTLKLEGKEGQPAVVLVVGVNGTGKTTTVGKLARVLVAENKHVVLGAADTFRAAAADQLQTWGERVGVRTVRGPEGGDPASIAFDAVKQGIEESADVVLVDTAGRLHTKTGLMDELGKVKRVIEKAAEVDEVLLVIDATTGQNGLTQARVFAEVINVTGLVLTKLDGTAKGGIVIAVQRELGVPVKLVGLGEGADDLAPFDAEEFVDALLD from the coding sequence GTGTTGAACACTCAGCTTGTCACTCTGCTCACGGACCAGGCACTGATCGCCATCATCGCGGTGGTCGCCGTCCTGCTGGTCGGCGGTACCGCCGGCCTGGTCGTCTCCTCCCGCCGCCGCAAGGCCGAGCTGCCCGCCGCCAAGCCGGCGCCCGAGCTGACCGAGCCCAAGGTCGGCGACGACGCGGAGGAGCCGCGGGACACGCCGACCTGGACACTCGAGGACGCCGAGCTGCCCGAGTCGGGAGCGACTGCGACGCTCGACAAGCCTGAGTCGGCACAGGGCCGGCTGGTCCGGCTGCGGGCCCGGCTGGCCCGGTCGCAGGGCTCCCTGGGCAAGGGGCTGCTCGCGCTGCTGTCGCGGGACACGCTGGACGAGGAAGCGTGGGAGGACATCGAGACCACGCTGATCACGGCCGACGTGGGTGTCGCGCCGACCCAGGAGCTGGTCGAGAAGCTGCGCACCCGGGTCCGCGTCGAGGGCGTCTCCGGCGACAAGGCCCGGACCATCCTGCGTGAGGAGCTGGTCGCCCTGGTGAACCCGGGGCTGGACCGCACACTGAAGCTGGAAGGCAAGGAAGGCCAGCCGGCTGTCGTGCTGGTGGTCGGTGTGAACGGCACCGGCAAGACCACCACGGTCGGCAAGCTGGCCCGCGTCCTGGTCGCTGAGAACAAGCACGTGGTGCTCGGCGCGGCTGACACGTTCCGGGCCGCTGCCGCCGATCAGCTGCAGACCTGGGGCGAGCGTGTCGGCGTACGGACCGTGCGTGGGCCCGAGGGCGGCGACCCGGCGAGCATCGCGTTCGACGCGGTCAAGCAGGGGATCGAGGAGTCGGCCGACGTCGTACTGGTCGACACGGCCGGCCGGCTGCACACCAAGACCGGTCTGATGGACGAGCTCGGCAAGGTGAAGCGGGTGATCGAGAAGGCCGCCGAGGTGGACGAGGTGCTGCTCGTCATCGACGCCACCACCGGGCAGAACGGGCTGACCCAGGCCCGCGTGTTCGCCGAGGTGATCAACGTGACCGGCCTGGTGCTGACCAAGCTGGACGGTACGGCGAAGGGTGGCATCGTGATCGCAGTCCAGCGCGAGCTCGGCGTACCGGTGAAGCTGGTCGGCCTCGGTGAAGGCGCCGACGACCTCGCCCCGTTCGACGCGGAGGAGTTCGTCGACGCCCTGCTCGACTGA
- the cydC gene encoding thiol reductant ABC exporter subunit CydC has product MSILLGEGEIVSKAVAAGQGGGGLGVLALPDRRVAGRLVLAVVAGVLASGSAVALLATSAWLITTAAAQPPVLTLMVAIVAVRAFGVGRGVFRYVERLAAHDAAYRVLGEVRSRVAGRLEELAPSGLLLRSGDLLARLVLDVDAVLDLWLRVALPVLVASVTAAATVALLVILLPVAGGVVALAVVTACTVVPWVTGASAAIAERTIAGARGDVAAGATEALLTAADVVAFNAVDNVLAGFAAADARLAQAERRSAWSAGLGNALLVLCVGGASVAGLVLGSESDVSGPVLAVLVLTPLALADVLGGIPVAAQLGIRVRASLARLQEILAAPIPVTEPVVAEPLPIGRHLRIRGLRAGYGDGPDVLRKVDLDLPAGSRVVVTGSSGSGKSTLAAVLLRFLDPRGGEVLLDGVDLLRLQGDQVRSVIGLLTQESHVFDTSIRENLLLARPGSSDLRLWKALYRARLGEFVDSLPDGLDTMVGEHGARLSGGERQRLAFARLLLADHDVLVLDEPTEHLDEETGRALLADLYAAAGDRTVLLLTHHPAQAPSATRTLVLP; this is encoded by the coding sequence ATGAGCATCCTGCTCGGCGAGGGAGAGATCGTAAGCAAGGCCGTGGCTGCAGGGCAGGGTGGCGGCGGGCTGGGTGTGCTTGCTCTGCCAGATCGGCGGGTTGCTGGGCGGTTGGTGCTTGCTGTGGTTGCCGGTGTGTTGGCGTCGGGGTCCGCGGTGGCGTTGCTGGCTACTTCTGCCTGGTTGATCACGACCGCCGCCGCGCAGCCGCCGGTGCTGACGTTGATGGTCGCGATCGTGGCTGTTCGGGCGTTCGGCGTGGGGCGCGGGGTGTTCCGGTACGTCGAGCGGCTTGCGGCGCACGACGCGGCGTACAGGGTGTTGGGGGAGGTGCGGTCGCGGGTTGCTGGGCGGCTGGAGGAGTTGGCGCCGTCGGGGTTGTTGCTGCGCAGCGGTGATCTGTTGGCGCGGTTGGTGCTGGACGTCGACGCAGTGCTGGACCTCTGGTTGCGGGTAGCGCTGCCGGTGTTGGTTGCTTCAGTGACGGCTGCTGCGACGGTTGCCCTACTGGTCATCCTGCTTCCGGTCGCTGGTGGCGTGGTCGCGCTCGCTGTTGTGACGGCTTGCACGGTGGTGCCGTGGGTGACTGGGGCTTCGGCAGCAATAGCCGAGCGGACGATCGCTGGAGCTAGGGGAGACGTCGCCGCAGGTGCTACCGAGGCACTGCTGACTGCGGCCGATGTAGTCGCCTTCAACGCGGTCGACAACGTGCTGGCCGGGTTTGCCGCAGCCGATGCGCGGCTGGCTCAAGCAGAACGTCGGTCTGCGTGGAGTGCCGGCCTGGGGAACGCGCTGCTCGTGCTGTGTGTCGGCGGCGCGAGTGTGGCTGGGTTGGTGCTCGGCAGCGAATCAGACGTGTCGGGGCCTGTGCTGGCAGTCCTGGTCCTGACTCCGCTCGCCCTCGCGGACGTGCTCGGTGGCATCCCGGTTGCGGCCCAGTTGGGGATCCGGGTCCGGGCTTCGCTGGCCCGGCTGCAGGAGATCCTGGCCGCTCCGATTCCAGTGACCGAACCCGTCGTGGCTGAGCCGTTGCCGATCGGTCGGCACCTGCGGATCCGCGGTCTGCGAGCTGGGTACGGCGACGGGCCGGACGTGCTGCGCAAGGTAGACCTGGACTTACCCGCAGGAAGCCGCGTAGTGGTGACTGGTTCTAGCGGTTCGGGGAAGAGCACGCTGGCCGCAGTACTGCTCCGTTTCCTGGATCCGCGTGGCGGAGAGGTGCTGCTCGATGGAGTGGACCTGCTGCGGTTGCAAGGCGACCAGGTGCGATCGGTGATCGGGTTGCTGACTCAGGAGAGCCATGTGTTCGACACGAGCATCCGGGAGAACCTGCTGCTGGCCAGGCCCGGTTCGAGTGACCTGAGGCTGTGGAAGGCGCTGTACCGCGCTCGGCTCGGCGAATTCGTCGACAGCCTGCCGGACGGGCTGGACACGATGGTGGGGGAGCACGGCGCTCGCCTGTCGGGTGGGGAGCGACAGCGGCTCGCCTTCGCGCGACTGCTGCTCGCGGACCACGACGTACTGGTGCTGGACGAGCCCACGGAGCATCTGGACGAGGAGACCGGTAGAGCTCTGTTGGCAGACCTGTACGCCGCGGCGGGTGACCGGACCGTCCTGCTGCTCACTCACCACCCCGCTCAGGCTCCGTCCGCGACCCGCACTCTCGTACTCCCTTAG
- a CDS encoding BlaI/MecI/CopY family transcriptional regulator has protein sequence MHERLAETRELAYTTVMTVLDRLAKKKLTERERDGKAWRYKAAAPREELAADLMRDALDRAGDRREALVRFVGQVSDEEAALLRDALARLEARDG, from the coding sequence GTGCATGAGCGACTCGCAGAGACCAGAGAACTCGCCTACACGACCGTGATGACGGTGCTCGACAGGCTGGCCAAGAAGAAGCTGACCGAGCGCGAGCGTGACGGTAAGGCCTGGCGCTACAAGGCCGCAGCGCCGCGCGAGGAGCTGGCGGCCGATCTGATGCGGGACGCACTCGACCGGGCGGGCGATCGGCGGGAGGCACTGGTCCGCTTCGTCGGCCAGGTCAGCGACGAGGAAGCGGCACTGCTCCGCGACGCGCTGGCGCGACTGGAGGCTCGGGACGGGTGA
- a CDS encoding RNA polymerase sigma factor: MRDIVDPEFASYVDARQGKWLRAAYLVYADLDRAEEQLRHAFTRLALRWGRVDDPDVFVQRILYDAALSRWSRAKPPVLEEDDDSPVRSALATLSPVQRAVFVLLYLEELTEFEVADVLNLSHTTVHGHGLAALSQFRTALGAGDDRDTRRRDWR, from the coding sequence ATGCGCGACATTGTCGACCCAGAATTCGCCTCGTACGTCGATGCGCGGCAGGGGAAATGGCTTCGGGCGGCTTACCTGGTGTATGCCGACCTGGATCGGGCCGAGGAGCAGCTGCGACACGCCTTCACGCGGTTGGCGCTGCGCTGGGGGAGAGTCGACGACCCCGATGTCTTCGTGCAGCGGATCCTGTACGACGCGGCGCTGTCCCGCTGGTCGCGGGCCAAGCCGCCAGTGCTGGAGGAGGATGACGACAGCCCGGTCCGGTCGGCGCTGGCAACGCTCAGCCCGGTCCAGCGTGCTGTGTTCGTCCTGCTGTACCTCGAAGAGCTCACTGAGTTCGAGGTGGCCGACGTGCTCAACCTGTCGCACACCACCGTGCACGGGCATGGGCTGGCCGCGCTGAGTCAGTTCCGGACCGCGCTTGGTGCCGGTGACGACCGCGATACCCGGCGGAGGGATTGGCGATGA
- a CDS encoding NAD(P)/FAD-dependent oxidoreductase codes for MNEYDVVVIGGGAAGLSGALALARSRRSVLVIDEGTPRNAPAEHVHNFLTRDGVPPAELYALGRAEVAGYGAEVRTGTVTAVSPRDDGFEVESADGTVVRARRLLVTTGLADELPDVQGLAERFGRDVLHCPYCHGWEVRDQAIGVLATGGMAIHQTMMFRQLSDNVTLFLNDGQEPTEQEWEELAARGISVVQGKVVEVEVTDDKLSGVRLESGKVIPCQALVVQPHAIARAAFLEELGLVPAEVGAEGVSMGTVIPSEPGGKTTVPGVWVAGNVADPRAQVITSAAAGLAAGAVINFDLIEEEIRLAVAARSS; via the coding sequence ATGAACGAGTACGACGTAGTGGTCATCGGTGGTGGAGCGGCAGGGCTCTCAGGCGCGCTCGCTCTGGCCCGGTCCCGCCGCTCGGTGCTGGTGATCGACGAGGGCACGCCCCGTAACGCACCGGCCGAGCACGTCCACAACTTCCTGACCCGGGACGGGGTGCCGCCGGCCGAGCTCTACGCGCTAGGCCGTGCCGAGGTGGCCGGCTACGGCGCAGAGGTACGCACCGGCACCGTCACGGCGGTCTCGCCGCGAGACGATGGGTTCGAGGTCGAGTCTGCCGACGGGACCGTGGTTCGCGCCCGGCGGTTGCTGGTGACCACCGGGCTGGCTGATGAGCTTCCCGACGTACAGGGACTTGCTGAGCGGTTTGGTCGGGACGTGCTTCACTGCCCGTACTGCCACGGTTGGGAGGTGCGCGACCAGGCGATCGGCGTACTGGCTACCGGCGGGATGGCGATTCACCAGACGATGATGTTCCGGCAGCTGAGCGACAACGTCACGCTGTTCCTCAACGACGGGCAGGAGCCGACAGAGCAGGAATGGGAGGAGCTGGCCGCGCGCGGCATCTCCGTAGTACAGGGCAAGGTCGTGGAAGTAGAGGTAACGGACGACAAGCTGTCCGGCGTACGGCTGGAGAGCGGCAAGGTCATTCCCTGTCAGGCGCTGGTAGTGCAGCCGCACGCCATTGCTCGCGCTGCGTTCCTGGAAGAGCTGGGCCTCGTACCGGCCGAAGTAGGGGCCGAGGGAGTCTCGATGGGCACCGTCATCCCGTCCGAGCCCGGCGGCAAGACCACGGTTCCCGGCGTGTGGGTTGCTGGCAACGTCGCCGACCCACGAGCCCAGGTGATCACCTCCGCGGCGGCCGGTCTGGCCGCCGGGGCAGTCATCAATTTCGATCTGATCGAAGAAGAGATCCGGCTGGCAGTGGCCGCGCGGAGTAGTTGA
- a CDS encoding asparaginase, with protein sequence MSVALFTLGGTIGMAGRSTAGVTRLTGAELAAAVPGLAELGCPVEVQDIEAVPSANLTLAGMLDVVDAASKAISNGATGIVVLQGSDTLEETTFLVDQVWPHSNPFVLTGAMRNPTLAGPDGPANLLAAARVACSPAARDLGALVVFNDQIHAARWVRKTHSTSTATFASPNTGPIGHLVEDQVRILTRPARQDGVHGRATPEDLDANKVALYTVTLDDDGLLLEGLADKYQGLVVAGYGVGHVPAALAPVLAELAQRIPVVLTSRTGGGSVLRNTYSSVGSESDLLQRGLIDAGFLDPYKSRILLRLLLATNEGPDEITAAFAQHH encoded by the coding sequence GTGAGCGTCGCACTGTTCACCCTTGGCGGCACGATCGGCATGGCCGGCCGCAGTACGGCGGGGGTCACCCGGCTGACTGGAGCCGAACTGGCCGCCGCAGTACCGGGCCTGGCCGAGCTGGGCTGTCCGGTCGAGGTGCAGGACATCGAGGCAGTGCCCAGCGCGAACCTGACGCTGGCCGGGATGCTCGACGTGGTCGACGCCGCCTCCAAGGCGATCAGCAACGGCGCGACCGGCATCGTCGTCCTGCAAGGCTCGGACACTCTCGAGGAGACCACCTTCTTGGTGGACCAGGTCTGGCCGCACTCCAATCCCTTCGTGCTCACCGGTGCGATGCGGAACCCCACGCTGGCGGGCCCCGACGGCCCGGCGAACCTCCTGGCCGCCGCACGGGTCGCCTGCTCCCCCGCAGCTCGCGACCTGGGCGCGCTGGTGGTCTTCAACGACCAGATCCACGCCGCCCGCTGGGTACGGAAGACCCACAGCACCAGTACTGCGACCTTCGCGTCCCCCAACACCGGGCCGATCGGCCACCTGGTGGAGGACCAGGTGCGGATCCTGACCCGCCCCGCCCGGCAGGACGGCGTACATGGTCGGGCTACGCCAGAAGACCTTGATGCGAACAAGGTGGCGCTCTACACCGTCACGCTGGACGACGACGGCCTGCTGCTCGAAGGACTCGCCGATAAGTACCAGGGCCTGGTCGTGGCCGGCTACGGCGTCGGCCACGTGCCCGCTGCGCTCGCTCCCGTACTCGCCGAGCTCGCCCAGCGCATCCCCGTCGTCCTCACGTCGCGCACCGGCGGCGGCTCCGTACTACGGAACACCTACAGCTCGGTCGGCTCCGAGTCCGACCTGTTGCAGCGCGGCCTGATCGACGCGGGCTTCCTCGACCCGTACAAATCGCGAATCCTCCTACGGTTGCTCTTGGCAACGAATGAGGGTCCGGACGAGATCACCGCAGCCTTCGCACAACACCACTGA
- the cydD gene encoding thiol reductant ABC exporter subunit CydD, with amino-acid sequence MKPLDPRLLRRAKAARTFLAGSVLIGVATGLLIVVQAVLLAHGIAGVVLRGELAAAVVWSLAAVIVARALLLWLQEVVAQRTAAAVKSTLRRQVLDHSLKLGPAWLSGERSSALTTLLTKGLDDLDPYFARYLPQLVLASTVPAGVIGWMATGDLLAAGTVLVTLPLIPIFMALIGWVTQAHSRRRQHALAVLAHHFADVVSGLPTLKLFGRAKSQAVAVERVTDRHRVASMGSLRLAFLSSLVLELLASISVALVAVGVGLRLVDGKLGLETALLVLILAPEAYLPLRQVGAQFHASADGVAASEEVFRVLETPLPVLGDRTDVPDLRVTPLHLHDVTVAYAGRSTPALEGFDLELWPGEVVALTGPSGAGKSTVLAALLGFVVPERGVIVAAGTAADEFDPVLWRQQFAWVPQRPGLLVGSIADNVRLGRPAASDLQVRQALDTAGAAELELETAVGEQGKLLSGGQRRRVALARALITDAPVLLLDEPTAGLDADAEAAVVASLRATGRTALLVAHRPALIAAADRVVEVGARELVTA; translated from the coding sequence GTGAAGCCTTTGGATCCGCGACTGCTGCGCCGGGCCAAGGCGGCCCGGACGTTCCTGGCCGGATCCGTGCTGATCGGCGTCGCCACCGGCCTGCTGATCGTCGTACAGGCCGTGCTGTTGGCGCACGGGATTGCAGGCGTCGTACTGCGAGGCGAGTTGGCCGCCGCGGTTGTCTGGTCGCTCGCGGCGGTGATCGTCGCGCGAGCCCTGTTGCTGTGGTTGCAGGAGGTTGTCGCGCAGCGGACTGCAGCTGCGGTGAAGTCGACGCTGCGCAGGCAGGTGCTGGACCACTCGCTGAAGCTCGGGCCCGCCTGGCTGAGTGGGGAGCGCAGCAGCGCGCTCACCACGTTGCTGACCAAGGGCCTGGACGATCTGGACCCGTACTTCGCGCGGTACCTGCCGCAGTTGGTGCTGGCGTCGACAGTGCCGGCCGGGGTGATCGGCTGGATGGCGACCGGTGATCTGCTGGCGGCGGGGACGGTGCTGGTGACGCTGCCGCTGATCCCGATCTTCATGGCGCTGATCGGCTGGGTTACCCAGGCGCACAGCAGGCGCAGGCAGCACGCGCTTGCTGTGCTCGCTCACCACTTCGCTGATGTCGTCTCCGGGCTGCCGACGCTCAAGCTGTTCGGCCGGGCCAAGTCTCAGGCTGTCGCGGTCGAGCGGGTGACCGATCGGCATCGGGTGGCTTCGATGGGGAGTCTGCGGCTGGCCTTCTTGTCGTCGCTTGTCCTGGAACTGCTGGCCAGCATCTCGGTGGCGCTGGTCGCGGTCGGCGTCGGGCTGCGGCTGGTCGACGGGAAGCTCGGGCTGGAGACCGCGCTGCTGGTGTTGATCCTGGCGCCCGAGGCGTACTTGCCGCTGCGGCAGGTCGGTGCTCAGTTCCACGCGAGCGCGGACGGGGTTGCGGCTAGCGAAGAAGTGTTCCGGGTGCTGGAGACACCGTTGCCGGTGCTGGGCGACCGGACCGACGTACCGGATCTGCGGGTGACGCCGCTGCACCTGCATGACGTGACTGTGGCGTACGCCGGTCGGTCGACGCCGGCGCTGGAAGGGTTCGACCTGGAGCTGTGGCCGGGGGAGGTGGTCGCGTTGACAGGGCCTAGTGGGGCGGGCAAGTCGACGGTGTTGGCTGCGTTGCTCGGGTTCGTCGTTCCGGAGCGCGGGGTGATCGTTGCGGCCGGGACTGCAGCGGACGAGTTCGATCCGGTGCTCTGGCGGCAGCAGTTCGCATGGGTGCCACAGCGCCCAGGTCTGCTGGTGGGGAGCATCGCGGACAACGTGCGGCTTGGTCGGCCGGCGGCTTCCGATTTGCAGGTGCGGCAGGCATTGGATACCGCAGGTGCTGCCGAGTTGGAGCTGGAGACCGCGGTAGGCGAGCAGGGGAAGCTGCTGTCGGGTGGTCAGCGGCGTCGGGTGGCGCTTGCTCGGGCACTGATCACCGACGCGCCAGTGCTGTTGCTGGACGAGCCGACGGCTGGGCTGGATGCGGATGCAGAAGCAGCAGTTGTTGCAAGTCTGCGGGCGACCGGTAGGACGGCGCTGCTGGTGGCACACCGCCCAGCGCTGATAGCCGCAGCAGATCGTGTGGTCGAGGTTGGCGCCCGAGAACTGGTGACGGCATGA
- a CDS encoding helix-turn-helix domain-containing protein: protein MESFENVLDGVGPRLRRLRQERGTTLAELAASTGISVSTLSRLEAGQRRPTLELLLPLAHAHQVQLDELVDAPPTGDPRIHARPIKREDGAVMIPLTRRPGGLQAYKQIVPAGWPGREPDPRTHEGYDWMYVLSGRIRLLLGDKDLLLAEGEVAEFDTRIPHWFSNPGPGSAEMLCLYGPQGERLHVRARSK, encoded by the coding sequence ATGGAATCGTTCGAGAACGTGCTGGACGGCGTCGGCCCGAGGTTGCGGAGGCTCCGGCAGGAGCGCGGTACGACGCTGGCGGAGCTCGCGGCGAGCACGGGGATCTCCGTCAGCACCCTGTCGCGCCTGGAGGCCGGCCAGCGACGGCCGACGCTGGAGCTACTACTGCCGCTGGCCCACGCGCACCAGGTCCAGCTGGACGAACTGGTCGACGCTCCACCGACAGGCGACCCGCGGATCCACGCCCGGCCGATCAAGCGGGAGGACGGTGCCGTGATGATCCCCCTGACCCGGCGACCCGGTGGACTGCAGGCGTACAAGCAGATCGTCCCTGCCGGCTGGCCGGGCCGCGAACCCGACCCGAGGACGCACGAGGGCTACGACTGGATGTACGTGCTCTCCGGCCGGATCCGATTGCTGCTGGGCGACAAGGACCTCCTGCTGGCCGAAGGCGAGGTCGCTGAGTTCGACACCCGGATCCCGCACTGGTTCAGCAACCCCGGTCCGGGCTCTGCCGAGATGCTGTGTCTCTACGGCCCACAGGGCGAACGACTGCACGTGCGAGCGCGATCCAAGTAG